DNA from Marinoscillum sp. 108:
AGCTTGTGGGTCCCGGTAAGGCTATCGATCCGGAAGATAAGTTCGTCGTATGTGCCAATATGCTGGGCTCATGCTACGGCACCACCGGACCAAAAAACTATAACTTCCCTCTGGTCACGATCCGTGACATGGTGAATGCTCACAAGCTACTGAAAGCGCATTTGGGAATCGAAACCATCCATCTGGGAATCGGTGGATCTATGGGTGGACAGCAGCTTCTGGAATGGGCCGTGGAAGAGCCTACACTTTTTGATCACATCGTACCCTTAGCGACCAACGCTTTCCATTCCCCATGGGGGATTGCCTTCAACGAGGCACAGCGAATGGCGCTGGAAAACATCGATAGTGCCAAAGGACTGGAGGCCGCCCGAGCCATAGCCATGCTATCATACAGGCACTACAACACCTATAACAAAACGCAGCGAGACATAGACCAGCGATGGGATGACTTCTCGGCATCCTCTTATCAGCGATATCAGGGTGAGAAACTCCGCAAACGATTTTCAGTGGAGAGTTATTATTACCTCTCCAAGGCCATGGATAGCCACCACGTAGGCAGGCATTTCGGGTCGTCAGAAACTGCCCTGAAACGTATCCGATCCAAAGCACTGGTGATCGGTATAGATACAGATATACTTTTCCCCCCGGAGGAGCAGCAGTACATTGCCGGGCTCATACCGGATGCAAAATTCCGTTTGGTCACATCCGCATTTGGTCATGATGGATTTCTGACTGAATCGGAACAGATTTCTGAATTGATCCGTGATTTTTTGAAAGCCTAAACATATCAGACACAAAAAAAGCCAACCCCTTGGGTTGGCTTATCTCCCGAAAAGTATCCGGGACTGCCCTAGTTCTTCTTGATCACTTTTACCTGATCAATGACCTTACCTTCGCTGAGTATTTGCAGGATATAAATACCCGCTTCTACCCTGCTAATGTCCATGGGTTCATTGCTTTTCCCTTCCTGTACTAGACCACCATCCAGTTCATACAGTTTGCAAATGGTTACCTCTGGTGTTTTCACTAAGATGTGGCTACTCGCCGGATTGGGGTATACGTTCACCCGAACTGGAGACGGTGCACTCAAAACCTGCTCTGAAGTAATGACCAAAGTTTCGGTAGCGGATCCCGTATAATTAGTTTCAATGATTTCCACAATGACCTCATAACTGCCGGCTGTCACAGGCTCCTCAGCGTCCCCATTGAATGTCATGACAAAGTTCAAGTCGGCCGGCTCAGTGGTCACTTCAGGTCTCTTCCCGGTGCCATCCTCCTCATGTTCCAAATCGGTCAGTACTATTGAGGCCATGGCCTTGTGGATCGTAAGCACCCCTTCTGTGTATACAAAAGAATAATTTGCTGCTTCTCCACCTGAGCTGGTGATTTCATAAACTCCGGCATCAGGAATCCCAGATAAACCAGCGCCTGCCTGAGGTTGTA
Protein-coding regions in this window:
- the metX gene encoding homoserine O-acetyltransferase, with protein sequence MPNTIEQIQPKSAILKVEEPFILECGDTLRNVRISYTTYGTLNSEKTNVAWVFHALTANGNPAEWWPELVGPGKAIDPEDKFVVCANMLGSCYGTTGPKNYNFPLVTIRDMVNAHKLLKAHLGIETIHLGIGGSMGGQQLLEWAVEEPTLFDHIVPLATNAFHSPWGIAFNEAQRMALENIDSAKGLEAARAIAMLSYRHYNTYNKTQRDIDQRWDDFSASSYQRYQGEKLRKRFSVESYYYLSKAMDSHHVGRHFGSSETALKRIRSKALVIGIDTDILFPPEEQQYIAGLIPDAKFRLVTSAFGHDGFLTESEQISELIRDFLKA